GCCTCTTGCCATCCCCCCGGGCCATGAGGCCCCGGTAGCCTCCCAATGAGGGCTTCCCCCGCCGGTGGTAGCGCACCAGGAGGGCCAAGAGGGCCTGCTCCCGATGAGGCATGCCCAAAAGGGGCTCGGAAAGGGCCAGGTAGGCCCCGTGCTTATGGTGTTCGTGGTAGCCCAGGTGCATGCCGATGTCGTGGAGGTGGGCAGCCTCCAGGAGAAGGCGCTCCTCCTCCTGCCCATAGCCGTGGAGGGGGGAAAGGCCCCGGTACAGGGCCAGGGCCAAGGCCTTCACCCGATCCCGGTGGTCCGCCCGGAAAGGGTAGCGGCGGAACAGGTTTTCCACGGCAAAGGCCCGGGGATCGGGGAGGAGGTGGGGTGGGGACAGGAGGTGCTGGAAGAGCACCCCTTCCCGGATTCCCATCCCGCTCAGCCAAAGGCCCGGAGCCCGGGTGTGGCGCAGGAGGGTGCGGAGGAAGGCCAAGGTGGCGGGGAGGGTCTTGGCCCGGTCCGGCTGGAGGCCGGGAAGTTCCGATCGGGCCTTCAAGCTGAGGCTCAGCACGTCCTCGTAAAGCTCCTCCACCCCCTCCCGAGGGAGGTAGTAGCCGTGTACGAAGTCCAGGGGGTAGCCCCGCCTCTTCTGGTGCAACCGCGCCACCGCCCGGACATTCCCCCCCAAGCCCACCAGGGGCAGGCTGGGCTCCAGGGGGAGGGCCTCGAGGTGGGAGGCCACCGCCCGCTCCAGGGCCTTTACCTCCGCCTTGGCGGGGGGATCGGAGACCGAGAAGGCCTCCGTGAGGCGCAACGCCCCCAGGGGAAGGGCCGTACCCCAAAGGAAGCGGCGTCCCTGCATGCGGGAAACCTGGGCGCTCCCCCCACCCTGGTCCACCACCAGCGCCTCCTCCAGGAAGAGGGCATTGGCCACCGCCAAGACCCCCAGCTGG
This region of Thermus caldifontis genomic DNA includes:
- a CDS encoding Ppx/GppA family phosphatase translates to MLKITPEEGQNAVKTRSLAIMDLGSGTFRLVVYEYEPGFSFHLADELREPVALGEGLARGRIHPQALERGKKALRAFADFLRAVAPEEVRILATSAIRDSENGREILEEALALGLSPKLLSGEEEAQLGVLAVANALFLEEALVVDQGGGSAQVSRMQGRRFLWGTALPLGALRLTEAFSVSDPPAKAEVKALERAVASHLEALPLEPSLPLVGLGGNVRAVARLHQKRRGYPLDFVHGYYLPREGVEELYEDVLSLSLKARSELPGLQPDRAKTLPATLAFLRTLLRHTRAPGLWLSGMGIREGVLFQHLLSPPHLLPDPRAFAVENLFRRYPFRADHRDRVKALALALYRGLSPLHGYGQEEERLLLEAAHLHDIGMHLGYHEHHKHGAYLALSEPLLGMPHREQALLALLVRYHRRGKPSLGGYRGLMARGDGKRLLRLASLLRLAEMLERTRSGRVKGVGVELGERVRLILEAEEDPWVERLEAEKQGGLFQEAFGLPLEVVWRG